TTGTGGAGCTGGAGTAAGCCCCAGATTTTCACGAGCATTTATTATTGCTACAGTGTGATCACCCAAAGTTCCGTTAATGATAATTCTATCTCCGATTTTTATATTTTTTGAAGAAAGGTTCACACCTTCGGGAAGAAAACCAATTCCTGTAGTTGTGATATAAATTCCGTCTGCTTTACCTTTTTCCACAACTTTCGTGTCTCCGGCAATGATCTTTACATTTGCTTCTTCCGCTGCTTTTTGAACAGATTCAGTAATTGTTTTCAGGTCGTTGATTTTGAATCCTTCTTCTATAATATAAGTAATCAACAGATATTTCGGGATCGCTCCTTTCATCGCAACATCGTTCACAGTTCCGGTTACAGATAATTTTCCAATATCTCCACCCGGAAAGAAGATCGGTTTGATTACATGCGAATCTGTAGTAACTACCATTCTGTTCTCGATTTCAACAGCATCTTCAAGAGAAGGAAGTTTAAAATTTTTATCGAAAATATCATTGATCAATTTTCTTGTTAGTCCCGCTCCACTGCCGTGACCAAGAGCTATTATTTCTTCTTTCATTTTTTCCCTTTTTTTGGAAAGCATCAACCGTGTTGATGCATAAAATAACATGGTTATTTTACTCCAAATCAATCATTCGTAAAGTTTTTATCGGTTGTTAAAACTTCACAATCCGGCAACTGCCGGATTAGTAAGTTTCTTATTCGTTCAATCCGTGAGAATCCGCCTGCCAGGTCGTAGATTTATCGAAGACTGGTGAGCCAATCATCTTTCATACTTAAAATATGCAGCACAACTTCCTTCCGACGAAACCATACATGGTCCAATCGGATGTGATGGATTACAGGCTTTTTCAAACAATGGACATTCCGGTGGAATGATCTTACCTTTCAGAACATCAGCACATCTGCAGCCTGTATTTTCTTCCACTTCCTTCAAAGTAATTCCATACTTTTTGGAAGCATCGAATTCTGTGAATTCTTCTCGAATTCCTAAACCTGACTGCGGAATCCAACCAATTCCCCGCCAAAGAGCATCTTCAGTATGCAAAACCGTATCGATCACTTTTTGGGCATTCCTGTTTCCGGTCAGATTCACAACTCGATTATATTCATTCACGATTGCCGGTTTGTTTTCTTCGTTTTGAAGTGTAAGATATTTCACTGCTCGCAAAATATCGAGAGGTTCGAAACCTGCCACAACACCGCCGATTCCGTATTTTTCAGGCAAGTTTTTATACGATTCCGCTCCAATGATCACGCTCACATGACCCGGAAGCAGGAAACCATCCAGCTGAATATCTTCTGCAGAAAGAAGTGCTTCTAATGCTGGTGGAACGAGTTTGAAAGCGGGAAAGACAGAGAAATTTTTCAGATTCTTTTTCTTTGCCATCAAGATGGTTTGAGCGATACCGGGAATGGTCGTTTCAAAGCCGATTCCAACGAATACAGTTTCTCTATCTTCTGCAAATTTCAAAGCATCGAGTGGAGAATAGACCATCCTCACATCCAAACCTCTGGCTCTGGCTTGCTCAAGAGTTTCTTCTTTTCCCGGAACTCGCAGCATATCACCAAAAACCGCAATCGTTACGCCGTCTAACTTCATCAATTCATCGATCAAAGAACTCGGTGTTACACAAACAGGACAACCCGGACCCGAGATCAACGAAATATTGTTCGGAAGCAGTTTTCGGATTCCCCAATGTCCGATCGCCATGGTATGAGAACCGCAAACTTCCATTATCTTAAGCGGTTTTTCCCACTTTTTCAATTCTTCTACGATCTCATTGATCGCTTGAGGATCACGGTATTTTTTCAGATTAAGTGACGGCATAAGTGTCCATTTCCTCAAATATCTTCAAAGTTTCATGCGCATCTTCTTCTGTAATAACATTCAAGGCAAAACCTGTGTGCATCAAAACCCAATCTCCGACTTTGGCTTCCGGAGTAAAAGAAAACATTATTTCTTTCGTTACTCCACCCAGGTTTACAATACCTTTTTCACCTTCAATTTCCACTACTTGAGCTGGAATTGCTATACACATATTTTTCTCCTCTAACAGCTTACGAATTTGTGCAAACACTTCGGAATGTTTGATTTTAATCTCAAAACAATCGGAAGACCTTTCATCTTTCCCCTGGAAAGTTGATGAACATTCCGATGTTTAAACATTCCGGTTCGCTACCATTACTTGACCAACCGAAATCGAACCATCATTTGGTGTCAATTCCGAAGGCAGAAAAACTTCAAAACCGTTCTTTTCCAATATGAATTTCAAACCTTCCAAAATGACTTCATTCTGCATTACACCGCCGGAAAGTACAACTTTTTTGGTCCCTGATAATTTATAAGCCTTTTGCACACAATCCAAAGTAAATTTTAAAATTGTATGATGAAATTTGCGAGCGATAGTTTCAGGAGCGGTATTTTTTGAAATATCTTCGGCAATTTCAGAAATTATATTTTTTATTCTAATAATCTGATCATCTATATTATAAGAATAAAATTCTTCCTCGAAAACAGGTTTATTTTGACAGAGAAATTCCAGAGCCATTGCACTTTGCGCTTCAAACGATATTTCAGGATACAAACCAAGCATCGCAGCGACACAATCGAACAATCTTCCCATACTCGAAGTTTGGAAAACATTGAAATTATTCTGCAATTGTTTTGAGATGATATTTTTCTCCAAATCTGAAATATCTTCTAAAAAAGAAATATCGATGCCAAATTTGGAAAGATAAGCAAAAGCGATCCTGATCGGATGTTTGATGGCAGCATCTCCTCCGGGAAGCGGCATATAATTCAGATGAAATAAACGCTCGCATTTTTCATATTCAACGAGCAGAATCTCACCTCCCCATATTTTCCCGTCTGTTCCATAACCTGTTCCGTCATAAGAAATTCCGATAACCGGTTCATCGAGATGATGTTCTGCCATAATTGCGGCAATATGAGCGTGATGGTGTTGAACTTTTTTCAGTGGAAGGTTCAAATTTTCCGCAAATCTGGTTGTCATATAATCAGGATGAAGATCGCAGGCAATTAATTCCGGCTCAAGTTTGAACCATTTTTTATACTTCAAAAAAGTTTCAATGTAAAAATCAAGAGTTTCTTTACTGTTGGAATTTCCGATATAAGGAGATAAAAATAGAGATTCTTCTTTGGATAAAGAAAAAGTGATCTTCAGTTCTGCACCCGCTCCTAAAGTTTGTTTTGTTTGGAATGGCAATTTTATCGGAGTTGGAACAAATCCTCTCGACCTTCTGATCATAATATTTTGAGATTCTGAAGCACGAATAACGGAATCATCGGAACGGTTTAAAATGTGACGATCGTGTGTTAAAAAAGCATCACATAATTTTATCAATTCCTTTTCTTCAACCGCAATTGGTTCATCGTGAAAATTTCCGGAAGTCATGATGAGAAAAGGTAAATCTTTATTTAAGATTTGATAATGATGAGGAGCGTAAGGTAAAAAAACTCCGATATTGGGATTTTGTGGTGCTATATTTGGAGCAATTAGATATTCTCGCTTTTCTCGTTCCCAAATTGAATTTGGGAACGAATCATCGATTGATTTTGACTCAAATTCTGTTCCCAAATTCAATTTAGGAACAAGATATTTATTTTTTTTCGGCAAGATCAAGATCGGAGCAGCAGGTGATTTCAGTAATTTTAACTGCTCATTATTTATTTCGACAATATCCTGAATTCTTTCCGGAAAACACATCACAGCAAAAGGTTTATGCGGACGATTTTTTCTTTTACGAAGCTCCTCGACCGTTTCGTAATTAGCAGCATCACAGGCAATATGAAATCCTCCGATCCCTTTTATTCCGACAATTTTTCCATTCTTCAAAGCTGAAATTGTATTTTGGATCGGATCACCTTCGACTTCCCGGAAAGTTTTATCCAGAAATTTTAGTTGAGGACCGCACTCCGGACAGGCAACAGGTTGAGCGTGAAATCTGCGATTCAAAGGATTTGTATATTCATCTTTGCAGTAATCACACATTTTAAAATGTTTCATTGAAGTGAATGGTCGATCGTAAGGCGTATTTTCGATGATAGAATAGCGAGGT
This sequence is a window from Candidatus Cloacimonadota bacterium. Protein-coding genes within it:
- a CDS encoding HypC/HybG/HupF family hydrogenase formation chaperone; translation: MCIAIPAQVVEIEGEKGIVNLGGVTKEIMFSFTPEAKVGDWVLMHTGFALNVITEEDAHETLKIFEEMDTYAVT
- the hypE gene encoding hydrogenase expression/formation protein HypE, whose amino-acid sequence is MLSKKREKMKEEIIALGHGSGAGLTRKLINDIFDKNFKLPSLEDAVEIENRMVVTTDSHVIKPIFFPGGDIGKLSVTGTVNDVAMKGAIPKYLLITYIIEEGFKINDLKTITESVQKAAEEANVKIIAGDTKVVEKGKADGIYITTTGIGFLPEGVNLSSKNIKIGDRIIINGTLGDHTVAIINARENLGLTPAPQSDCASLNELVQLMLKHGNVNFLRDATRGGVATILNEVTEDTGFGIIIDEKEFPIKEEVEAVCGLLGLDALYMANEGKLVSFISGETSKLINVMKKHKHGKESAIIGEVTNEVKGVYLRTSIGGLRPLLMLESDPLPRIC
- the hypD gene encoding hydrogenase formation protein HypD, with protein sequence MPSLNLKKYRDPQAINEIVEELKKWEKPLKIMEVCGSHTMAIGHWGIRKLLPNNISLISGPGCPVCVTPSSLIDELMKLDGVTIAVFGDMLRVPGKEETLEQARARGLDVRMVYSPLDALKFAEDRETVFVGIGFETTIPGIAQTILMAKKKNLKNFSVFPAFKLVPPALEALLSAEDIQLDGFLLPGHVSVIIGAESYKNLPEKYGIGGVVAGFEPLDILRAVKYLTLQNEENKPAIVNEYNRVVNLTGNRNAQKVIDTVLHTEDALWRGIGWIPQSGLGIREEFTEFDASKKYGITLKEVEENTGCRCADVLKGKIIPPECPLFEKACNPSHPIGPCMVSSEGSCAAYFKYER
- a CDS encoding carbamoyltransferase HypF, with the protein product MYRILINGIVQGVGFRPFVYKIAVELDLKGFVLNSTNGVQIEVEGSEDSINTFVHRIKTELPPASIIKEFTFEKHPDKNYQNFEIKISSKTAGSTLISPDLAVCEDCVNEFNDPKDPRFQYAFINCTNCGPRYSIIENTPYDRPFTSMKHFKMCDYCKDEYTNPLNRRFHAQPVACPECGPQLKFLDKTFREVEGDPIQNTISALKNGKIVGIKGIGGFHIACDAANYETVEELRKRKNRPHKPFAVMCFPERIQDIVEINNEQLKLLKSPAAPILILPKKNKYLVPKLNLGTEFESKSIDDSFPNSIWEREKREYLIAPNIAPQNPNIGVFLPYAPHHYQILNKDLPFLIMTSGNFHDEPIAVEEKELIKLCDAFLTHDRHILNRSDDSVIRASESQNIMIRRSRGFVPTPIKLPFQTKQTLGAGAELKITFSLSKEESLFLSPYIGNSNSKETLDFYIETFLKYKKWFKLEPELIACDLHPDYMTTRFAENLNLPLKKVQHHHAHIAAIMAEHHLDEPVIGISYDGTGYGTDGKIWGGEILLVEYEKCERLFHLNYMPLPGGDAAIKHPIRIAFAYLSKFGIDISFLEDISDLEKNIISKQLQNNFNVFQTSSMGRLFDCVAAMLGLYPEISFEAQSAMALEFLCQNKPVFEEEFYSYNIDDQIIRIKNIISEIAEDISKNTAPETIARKFHHTILKFTLDCVQKAYKLSGTKKVVLSGGVMQNEVILEGLKFILEKNGFEVFLPSELTPNDGSISVGQVMVANRNV